GATCTGCTTGACCTGACTTCCAATCTTGACCTGTGAGCACAGAAGTTTCTTGGATTTCTCAACTGCCTCGCAGGCAATGATCTCACCAACCTGGAACTGCATAGCTCCGAACTGGTCATATTCGATTTCTTCCTTGGCAGGAATGTCGATAGGAGCCTGCTCAGACTCTGCTGTTTCTGCCTTAGGTGCTGGTGCAGGAGCAAGTCCGGCCTTGGCAAGGTTCTCTGCTGCCTTTCTCTGAGATTCTTCAAAATCAGCCTTCTGCTTCTTGGTTATTTCAGCAGCCTTCTCGAGCACATCCTTGAGATCCTTACGAGCAAAGAGCATCTCAGGAGCCTCAACAACCTTAGTGCCTGAAGCAAGCACGCCGAACTGGCCAAGTGAGTCGAATTCTCTTTCAGGAGCATTGAGCTGTTCTCTGATCTTCTGAGCTGTTTCAGGCATAAATGGATCAAGAAGAGCAGCGCCGATTGAAATAGACTCTACAAGGTTGTACAGAACTGTAGAAAGTCTGTCCTTCTTGCTCTCATCCTTACCAAGTACCCATGGCTCAGTTTCGTCGATATATTTGTTGCATCTCTTAAAGAGAGTAAAGATTTCAGTAAGCGCATCAGCAACTCTGAGCTCATCCATCTTCTTCTCAACCTTGTCATAGCATGATGTAACTACAGCCTTAAGGTCTGCGTCAACATCCTCTGTAACACCCTTATCAGCTACAACGCCACCAAGATATTTGTTACTCATGGCAATTGTTCTGTTAACAAGGTTTCCAAGTGTATTAGCAAGGTCTGAGTTGAAACGCTCAACCAAAAGTTCCCATGTAATAACACCGTCGTTCTCAAAAGGCATCTCGTGAAGTACGAAATATCTTACAGGATCAACACCAAAGAGACTTACAAGGTCATCAGCATAGATAACGTTACCCTTTGATTTACTCATCTTCTCGCCGCCCTGAAGGAGCCATGGATGACCAAATATCTGCTTAGGAAGCGGCTCTCCGAGTGCCATCAGGAAAATAGGCCAGTAAATTGTATGGAATCGAATAATATCTTTACCAATAAGATGAAGATCAGCGGGCCACCACTTCTTGTATTCTTCGCTGCTATGGCCTTCTGCATCGTAACCAATACCTGTGATATAGTTTGAAAGTGCATCAAGCCATACATATACAACATGCTTGTCATCAAAGTCTACAGGAATTCCCCACTTAAATGACGTTCTGGAAACGCACAGATCCTGAAGTCCCGGAAGAAGGAAGTTGTTCATCATCTCATTCTTTCTGGATACAGGCTGAATAAACTCAGGATGTGTATTGATATAATCAATAAGCTTGTCAGCATATTTGCTCATTTTAAAGAAATATGCCTCTTCCTCTGCGGGATGAACAGGACCGCCGCATTCAGGGCACTTGCCATCCTTGAGCTGAGACTCTGTATAGAACGCCTCACACTCTGTACAATACATTCCCTTGTATGATCCCTTGTAAATATCACCCTGATCATAAAATCTCTTGAATATCTTCTGAACCTGCTTGACATGATCATCATCTGTAGTACGGATGAATCTGTCATAAGATGTATCCATGAGGTTCCAAAGTCCCTTAATAGTATCTGAAACCTGATCAACAAACTCTTTAGGAGAAGCACAGCCTGCTTCAATTGCTCTTGTCTCAATCTTCTGCCCATGTTCATCTGAACCGGTCTGGAAGTGAACATCAAATCCATCTCTTCTCTTATATCTTGCGATTGCATCTGCAAGCACGATCTCATAGCTGTTACCGATATGTGGCTTACCTGATGTATAAGCAATCGCAGTAGTAATGTAGTATTTACCCTTATTCTGCATTTCTATATATCCTTTCAAATCGTAATATCTATTCTATTACCAGCACAAAAGCTCTGGCCCGTCCTCTGTTACAAGGAGTTCAACCTCCCACTGAGCTGATGGTTTCATATCTGCTGTATAAACTGTCCAGTCGTTCTCTTCGTCAATAAAGATCTCATCCCTACCCATATTGACCATAGGCTCGATTGTAAATACCATACCTGGAACCATGAGCATTCCTGTACCGGGTCTGCTGACATGGCTGACATATGGCTCCTCGTGGAAAGCATTGCCACAGCCGTGACCACCGATTTCTTTAACGACAGTATAACCATTATCAAGAGCATGTTGATGTACCGCATGTCCCATATCTCCAATCGGAGTCCAAGGAATAACTGCCTTGATTCCGGCTTCCATACACTCTTTGGTAACCTGAACAAGTCTCTTTTTCTCAGGAGAAACATCGCCTATCATAAACATTCGTGATGAATCAGAGAAATAACCATCAAGAATAGTAGAACAGTCTACGTTGATAATATCTCCATCCTGTAAAATTATGTCTTTGGAAGGGATTCCGTGGCATACCTCTTCATTAATTGAAGTGCATACGCTCTTAGGGAAGCCTTCATAACCTAAGTCCGCTGGGATGCCTCCCATCTTAGTGGTCACATCATTGACGATGTCGTCAATTTCCTGTGTTGACATTCCTGCGCGGATCTTGTCTCCAACCTCATCAAGCACAGCCATATTTATGACAGCACTCTTCTTGATTCCCTCAATGTCCTTCTCTGTTTTGAAAAGGTCTCTGCTAGGGATGATAAAGCCCTCATGCTCGTAGTGGATCAGCTTGTCATCAAAAGCCGCATGGCAACTCTTATACTTCTTGCCACTGCCACACCAGCACATATCATTTCTTCCTAATCTCTTGTACATATTCAACCTTCTTTTTATCGACAATTACTCTATAATAGTATGCCTTTTCACCATTAAACTGTCAAATTATTCACAGTAAATCTGCCATTTATTATTTCCTTAACAGGACTGTTTTTTCTGATAAAGTTTATCAGCAGATCCGGCATCTCATCCGAATAACTTCCAACCGACTTACAATTGCCTATACACTCGTATCCGCCGGTTCCTGTTGCCCTGTAATTGCTGGTAACAAGTGTATACTTCTCATCATCTCTAAGCTCTGTTCCATCAAGCTTTCTGAGCATTACAACTCTCTCTCCCACCGGTCTGGTGAGGTCATATGCATATTCAAGTCCTGCATAATAATCATAATTGTAGTGCTCGATCTTAGGCTTCAAAAACTTCTCTGATACACTAATCTCACCTGTCTCAGCATTATAGTCAAAGTACTCAGCGCATCTTTCAAGAGCAGCTTTAAGAACAGCTTTGGTTACTTCTTTTACCTCAACTGTATTAGCAAACTGATAGATTCCAAGGACATCCCTTACTGTTATCTCTTTCTTAAGCCCAAGTGGGTCGTTTGCAAGACTGGTACAGGAGAAATCTGCTCCGGTGTAGTCGAGCTGAACCTGGTTGAAAATCGCAGCCACCTTGCTTCCGTGGATTGCGGCATCAAGCTTGGCCTCAGGCGCTATCTCTTTTTCCAGACAGCCAATAGGCTCATCAAGCCAGGTCTGTATCTTATCAGTAAGTCCGTTCATGAAGCTGTGAGCCTCTATTATTTCCCTGCA
The sequence above is a segment of the Butyrivibrio proteoclasticus B316 genome. Coding sequences within it:
- a CDS encoding methionyl aminopeptidase, which produces MYKRLGRNDMCWCGSGKKYKSCHAAFDDKLIHYEHEGFIIPSRDLFKTEKDIEGIKKSAVINMAVLDEVGDKIRAGMSTQEIDDIVNDVTTKMGGIPADLGYEGFPKSVCTSINEEVCHGIPSKDIILQDGDIINVDCSTILDGYFSDSSRMFMIGDVSPEKKRLVQVTKECMEAGIKAVIPWTPIGDMGHAVHQHALDNGYTVVKEIGGHGCGNAFHEEPYVSHVSRPGTGMLMVPGMVFTIEPMVNMGRDEIFIDEENDWTVYTADMKPSAQWEVELLVTEDGPELLCW
- the metG gene encoding methionine--tRNA ligase, with translation MQNKGKYYITTAIAYTSGKPHIGNSYEIVLADAIARYKRRDGFDVHFQTGSDEHGQKIETRAIEAGCASPKEFVDQVSDTIKGLWNLMDTSYDRFIRTTDDDHVKQVQKIFKRFYDQGDIYKGSYKGMYCTECEAFYTESQLKDGKCPECGGPVHPAEEEAYFFKMSKYADKLIDYINTHPEFIQPVSRKNEMMNNFLLPGLQDLCVSRTSFKWGIPVDFDDKHVVYVWLDALSNYITGIGYDAEGHSSEEYKKWWPADLHLIGKDIIRFHTIYWPIFLMALGEPLPKQIFGHPWLLQGGEKMSKSKGNVIYADDLVSLFGVDPVRYFVLHEMPFENDGVITWELLVERFNSDLANTLGNLVNRTIAMSNKYLGGVVADKGVTEDVDADLKAVVTSCYDKVEKKMDELRVADALTEIFTLFKRCNKYIDETEPWVLGKDESKKDRLSTVLYNLVESISIGAALLDPFMPETAQKIREQLNAPEREFDSLGQFGVLASGTKVVEAPEMLFARKDLKDVLEKAAEITKKQKADFEESQRKAAENLAKAGLAPAPAPKAETAESEQAPIDIPAKEEIEYDQFGAMQFQVGEIIACEAVEKSKKLLCSQVKIGSQVKQIVSGIRKYYTPEEMVGKKVMVLVNLKPAKLAGVLSEGMLLCAEDAEGNLALMTPEKPMPSGAEIC